In the genome of Vicia villosa cultivar HV-30 ecotype Madison, WI linkage group LG7, Vvil1.0, whole genome shotgun sequence, one region contains:
- the LOC131620197 gene encoding uncharacterized protein LOC131620197, with the protein MNDILNESDDSTEELRDEDPQNVESEVHSENNVEVDEDDVIPIANIMKRIIVNVTKTQDKDTQEKAKLVVDVDEEIETDEEHVVTVMKSMSSGERCTSQIPMKDNVTKKQKTPKGKFVTKIRMVESKVVEKKSLQRNLVQSSDSKTDGSKEYRKVYVRRKCVKFSPSIINYFLGRTKFAGSDKVPSINKIVKEITGTKTELNFGDYVFEKIMKHVDAFAVKLPITFPCLLTRIILNQQPEIVHLEKAQYKNAGPLKLDYMLFVGAHVSNIVVRRYQGQSVYGNSSPLSNSTRKDVLVELIEVSKFLHKTIRESTIRKKNMDELIKMMTKEKEV; encoded by the exons ATGAATGATATCTTGAATGAAAGTGATGATTCTACTGAAGAGTTGAGGGACGAGGACCCTCAAAATGTAGAGTCTGAAGTTCACAGTGAAAATAATGTGGAAGTTGATGAGGATGATGTCATTCCTATTGCCAACATAATGAAGAGAATCATTGTGAATGTAACCAAGACTCAAGACAAAGATACTCAAGAAAAGGCTAAATTAGTGGTGGATGTTGATGAAGAGATTGAAACTGATGAAGAACATGTTGTTACTGTGATGAAGAGTATGTCTAGTGGAGAAAGATGTACATCCCAAATCCCTATGAAGGATAATGTAACTAAGAAGCAAAAAACTCCAAAAGGAAAGTTTGTGACAAAGATAAGAATGGTAGAAAGTAAAGTTGTTGAAAAGAAGTCTCTACAAAGAAATCTTGTACAATCAAGTGACTCTAAGACAGATG GAAGCAAGGAGTATAGAaaggtatatgtaagaagaaagTGTGTGAAGTTTTCACCTTCCATCATTAATTACTTTTTGGGTAGGACCAAGTTTGCTGGGTCAGATAAGGTTCCCTCCATTAACAAGATAGTCAAGGAAATAACTG GAACCAAGACAGAGCTGAATTTTGGAGATTATGTGTTTGAGAAAATTATGAAACATGTTGATGCTTTTGCTGTGAAGCTACCCATAACGTTTCCTTGTTTACTAACTAGAATTATCTTGAATCAACAACCTGAGATTGTGCATCTAGAAAAAGCTCAATACAAAAATGCAGGGCCACTAAAACTTGATTATATGCTGTTTGTCGGAGCACATGTTTCAAACATTGTGGTGAGAAGGTACCAAGGTCaatctgtttatgggaactcttCTCCTTTATCCAATTCTACCAGAAAGGATGTGTTGGTTGAGCTCATTGAGGTTTCAAAATTCCTTCATAAAACCATTAGAGAAAGCACCATTAGGAAGAAGAATATGGATGAATTGATCAAAATGATGACCAAAGAGAAGGAAGTTTAG